A window of the Streptomyces griseochromogenes genome harbors these coding sequences:
- a CDS encoding amidohydrolase family protein, whose amino-acid sequence MSDRAVLHVRGRVLAGPEDVRDELWVVGGRVSYDRPAGVRDVRTVEGWALPGLVDAHCHVGLDEQGPVDTDTAEKQALTDREAGALLIRDAGSPSDTRWIDDRDDLPKIIRAGRHIARTRRYIRNYAHEIEPEDLVAYVAQEARRGDGWVKLVGDWIDRDLGDLSACWPREAVEAAIAEAHRLGARVTAHCFAEGSLRDLVEAGIDCVEHATGLTEDLIPLFAERGVAIVPTLVNIATFPRLAAGGETRYPLWSAHMRRLHERRYDTVRGAYDAGIPVYVGTDAGGSLAHGLVAAEVAELVTAGIPSVQALSATTWGARAWLGRPGLEEGAPADLVVYESDPRADVRVLAAPRRVVLNGVVVG is encoded by the coding sequence ATGAGCGATCGCGCGGTACTGCACGTGAGGGGCCGGGTCCTGGCGGGACCGGAGGACGTCCGTGACGAGCTGTGGGTGGTCGGGGGCCGGGTGTCCTACGACCGCCCCGCCGGCGTCCGTGACGTCCGGACCGTCGAGGGCTGGGCCCTGCCCGGCCTGGTCGACGCGCACTGCCACGTGGGCCTGGACGAGCAGGGCCCGGTCGACACCGACACCGCCGAGAAGCAGGCGCTGACCGACCGCGAGGCCGGCGCCCTGCTGATCCGCGACGCGGGCTCGCCCTCCGACACCCGCTGGATCGACGACCGCGACGACCTCCCGAAGATCATCCGGGCCGGCCGGCACATCGCCCGCACCCGCCGCTACATCCGCAACTACGCCCACGAGATCGAGCCGGAGGACCTCGTCGCGTACGTCGCCCAGGAGGCCCGGCGCGGCGACGGCTGGGTCAAGCTGGTCGGCGACTGGATCGACCGCGACCTCGGCGACCTGTCCGCCTGCTGGCCCCGCGAGGCGGTGGAGGCGGCCATCGCCGAGGCCCACCGCCTCGGCGCCCGCGTGACCGCCCACTGCTTCGCCGAGGGTTCGCTGCGCGACCTGGTCGAGGCGGGCATCGACTGCGTCGAGCACGCCACCGGCCTCACCGAGGACCTGATCCCGCTGTTCGCCGAACGCGGTGTCGCGATCGTCCCGACCCTGGTCAACATCGCCACCTTCCCGCGGCTCGCGGCCGGCGGCGAGACCAGGTACCCGCTCTGGTCGGCGCACATGCGCCGGCTGCACGAGCGGCGCTACGACACCGTGCGCGGCGCGTACGACGCCGGCATCCCGGTGTACGTCGGCACGGACGCGGGCGGCTCGCTGGCGCACGGCCTGGTGGCTGCCGAGGTCGCCGAACTCGTCACCGCGGGCATACCGTCCGTCCAGGCGCTGTCGGCGACGACCTGGGGCGCCCGGGCCTGGCTGGGCCGCCCCGGCCTCGAGGAGGGCGCACCGGCCGACCTGGTGGTGTACGAGTCCGATCCGCGGGCGGACGTACGGGTGCTGGCGGCGCCGCGCCGAGTGGTGCTGAACGGGGTCGTGGTCGGGTAG
- the cobC gene encoding Rv2231c family pyridoxal phosphate-dependent protein CobC, giving the protein MRTEHTTAAGDALRHHGDAEVRDDGAGLVDLAVNVRADTPPVWLREEIARSLSSLAAYPDGRAARAAVAARHGLPVERVLLTAGAAEAFVLLARSLEVRKPVVVHPQFTEPEAALRDAGHTVARVLLREADGFRLDPGAVPEDADLVVIGNPTNPTSVLHPAAAIASLARPGRILVVDEAFMDAVPGEREALAGRTDVPGLVVLRSLTKTWGLAGLRIGYVLAAPETIAELERAQPLWPVSTPALAAARACVAPRALAEAAHAAHRIAADRAHLVAGLAAFADRGVRVAGPAEGPFVLVRTAGAAAVRRRLRELGYAVRRGDTFPGLDDDWIRMAVRDKATVNGFLAGLDRALG; this is encoded by the coding sequence ATGCGCACTGAGCACACCACGGCCGCCGGGGACGCCCTGCGCCATCACGGGGACGCCGAGGTCCGGGACGACGGAGCGGGGCTGGTCGATCTCGCGGTCAATGTCCGCGCGGACACGCCTCCGGTCTGGCTGCGGGAGGAGATCGCCCGTTCGCTGTCCTCGCTCGCGGCCTACCCGGACGGGCGGGCCGCACGGGCGGCGGTGGCGGCGCGGCACGGGCTGCCCGTGGAGCGGGTGCTGCTGACGGCGGGCGCGGCGGAGGCGTTCGTGCTGCTGGCGCGGTCGCTGGAGGTACGCAAGCCGGTGGTGGTGCATCCGCAGTTCACCGAGCCGGAGGCGGCGCTGCGGGATGCGGGGCACACCGTGGCCCGGGTGCTGCTGCGGGAGGCGGACGGCTTCCGGCTGGATCCGGGGGCCGTTCCGGAGGACGCCGATCTGGTGGTGATCGGGAATCCGACCAATCCGACGTCGGTCCTGCACCCGGCCGCCGCGATCGCCTCGCTCGCCCGTCCGGGGCGGATCCTGGTGGTCGACGAGGCGTTCATGGACGCGGTGCCCGGTGAGCGGGAGGCCCTTGCCGGGCGGACCGATGTGCCCGGTCTCGTCGTGCTGCGCAGTCTGACCAAGACCTGGGGGCTGGCCGGGCTGCGGATCGGCTATGTGCTGGCCGCGCCGGAGACGATCGCCGAGCTGGAGCGGGCCCAGCCGCTGTGGCCGGTGTCGACGCCGGCGCTGGCGGCGGCGCGGGCGTGTGTGGCGCCGCGGGCACTGGCGGAGGCGGCGCACGCGGCCCACCGGATCGCGGCGGACCGGGCCCATCTGGTGGCGGGGCTGGCCGCCTTCGCCGACCGGGGTGTGCGGGTGGCCGGTCCCGCCGAGGGGCCGTTCGTGTTGGTGCGTACGGCGGGCGCCGCCGCGGTACGACGGCGGCTGCGCGAGCTGGGCTACGCGGTCCGGCGCGGGGACACCTTCCCCGGCCTCGACGACGACTGGATCCGCATGGCCGTACGGGACAAGGCCACGGTGAACGGATTCCTGGCGGGGCTGGACCGCGCGCTGGGCTGA
- a CDS encoding amino acid ABC transporter ATP-binding protein — MSRPEIQVSGLHKSFGDNDVLRGIDLEIGQGEVVCVIGPSGSGKSTLLRCVNLLEEPTEGQVFVGGTEVTDPDVDIDAVRRRIGMVFQQFNLFPHLNVTENLTLPQRRVLGRDKASAAAVAAENLARVGLSEKADAYPSSLSGGQQQRVAIARALAMGPEVMLFDEPTSALDPELVGDVLAVMRMLATEGMTMMVVTHEMTFAREVADRVVFMDGGVIVEEGSPEQVIGSPRHERTRHFLSRLLDPAMADVEEGTSGE; from the coding sequence GTGAGCCGCCCGGAGATCCAGGTAAGCGGGCTGCACAAGTCCTTCGGCGACAACGACGTCCTGCGCGGCATCGACCTGGAGATCGGCCAGGGCGAGGTCGTCTGCGTCATCGGCCCCTCCGGCTCCGGCAAGTCGACGCTGCTGCGCTGCGTCAACCTGCTGGAGGAGCCCACCGAGGGCCAGGTCTTCGTCGGCGGCACCGAGGTGACCGACCCCGACGTCGACATCGACGCCGTACGCCGCCGTATCGGCATGGTCTTCCAGCAGTTCAACCTGTTCCCGCACCTGAACGTCACCGAGAACCTCACGCTCCCGCAGCGCAGGGTCCTCGGGCGGGACAAGGCGAGTGCCGCCGCGGTCGCCGCCGAGAACCTCGCCCGGGTCGGGCTGTCCGAGAAGGCCGACGCCTATCCCTCCTCCCTCTCCGGCGGCCAGCAGCAGCGCGTGGCCATCGCCCGCGCGCTCGCCATGGGCCCGGAGGTCATGCTCTTCGACGAGCCGACCTCGGCGCTCGACCCGGAACTGGTCGGCGACGTCCTCGCCGTCATGCGCATGCTCGCCACCGAGGGCATGACGATGATGGTCGTCACCCACGAGATGACCTTCGCGCGCGAGGTCGCCGACCGGGTCGTCTTCATGGACGGCGGTGTGATCGTCGAGGAGGGCAGCCCCGAGCAGGTCATCGGCAGCCCGCGGCACGAACGGACCCGCCACTTCCTGTCCCGCCTGCTGGACCCGGCGATGGCCGACGTGGAAGAGGGGACTTCCGGAGAGTAG
- a CDS encoding SCO1860 family LAETG-anchored protein: MNSNNFRMPARRLATVATVTALAAGPAVLGAGAAHATGGHGRASAVVLRTGLDVSLLNKTVNVPLAVTLNEVQAPESARKTALTARLDGVNGGSPFTVLGAQAASAGATVNDRLAEGSVRVADARLHVPGLPLLSLVEVGTVTAKATCAVGKPPVATADVLGAVTVLGKRVTLTAGGPTEVKVPGVGEVRLDLSRHATTTRTAAATALELKVSVNPLKLNVAEVEGTITLAKATCESPMFPPTGHPVPSHDPAAGVKPQGARADLAETGGSSATPYIAGGALALVLAGGGAVAVARRRKS; the protein is encoded by the coding sequence TTGAACAGCAACAACTTCCGTATGCCCGCACGCCGTCTCGCCACGGTCGCGACGGTCACCGCCCTGGCCGCGGGTCCCGCGGTCCTGGGCGCGGGCGCCGCGCACGCGACCGGTGGCCACGGTCGCGCCTCCGCCGTCGTGCTCCGCACCGGACTCGACGTGTCCCTGCTCAACAAGACCGTGAACGTCCCGCTCGCGGTCACCCTCAATGAGGTCCAGGCGCCCGAGAGCGCCCGGAAGACCGCTCTGACGGCCCGGCTCGACGGGGTGAACGGCGGCAGTCCGTTCACCGTCCTCGGCGCTCAGGCGGCGTCGGCCGGAGCCACGGTGAACGACCGGCTCGCCGAGGGCTCGGTCCGCGTCGCCGACGCCAGGCTGCACGTCCCGGGCCTGCCCCTGCTCTCCCTCGTGGAGGTCGGCACGGTCACGGCGAAGGCGACCTGCGCGGTGGGGAAGCCGCCCGTCGCCACCGCGGACGTGCTCGGCGCCGTCACGGTCCTCGGCAAGCGTGTCACGCTCACCGCCGGCGGCCCGACCGAGGTGAAGGTGCCCGGCGTCGGCGAGGTCCGCCTCGACCTCTCCCGGCACGCCACCACGACCCGCACGGCGGCCGCGACGGCCCTCGAACTCAAGGTCTCCGTCAACCCGTTGAAGCTCAACGTGGCCGAGGTCGAAGGAACGATTACTCTGGCCAAGGCGACCTGCGAGTCACCGATGTTCCCGCCCACCGGACACCCGGTACCGAGCCACGACCCGGCCGCCGGCGTGAAGCCCCAGGGTGCCCGTGCCGACCTCGCGGAGACGGGCGGCAGCTCGGCAACGCCGTACATCGCGGGCGGTGCGCTCGCGCTGGTGCTGGCGGGCGGGGGAGCGGTGGCGGTGGCGCGCCGCCGCAAGAGCTGA
- a CDS encoding amino acid ABC transporter permease, translating to MTDTDVRLQPKKKGLTRRQRRRLSRGAQYAVFVAAVIAFAATADWGRLQNQFAQADIAKQMFPDVITLALKNTVLYTLSGFVVGLVLGMVIALMRLSSVGPYRWVASVYIEIFRGLPALLIFIFVGVAVPLAFPGTEIPGGTYGKVALALGLVSAAYMAETIRAGIQAVPKGQMEAARSLGFSPARAMVSIILPQAFRIILPPLTNELVLLFKDSSLVLFLGVTLEERELSKYGRDLASTTANSTPILVAGLCYLLVTIPLSFVVRRMESKSQEAIR from the coding sequence ATGACCGATACCGACGTAAGACTCCAGCCGAAGAAGAAGGGACTCACCCGGCGCCAGAGGCGCCGGCTGTCCCGGGGCGCGCAGTACGCCGTCTTCGTCGCCGCCGTGATCGCCTTCGCGGCCACGGCGGACTGGGGACGGCTGCAGAACCAGTTCGCGCAGGCCGACATCGCGAAGCAGATGTTCCCGGACGTCATCACGCTGGCGCTGAAGAACACCGTGCTCTACACGCTGTCCGGCTTCGTCGTCGGGCTCGTCCTCGGCATGGTCATCGCGCTGATGCGGCTGTCCTCGGTCGGGCCCTACCGCTGGGTCGCGAGCGTCTACATCGAGATCTTCCGCGGCCTGCCAGCCCTGCTGATCTTCATCTTCGTCGGTGTCGCCGTGCCCCTGGCATTCCCGGGCACGGAGATCCCCGGCGGCACCTACGGCAAGGTCGCCCTCGCGCTCGGCCTGGTCTCGGCCGCGTACATGGCGGAGACGATCCGCGCGGGCATCCAGGCCGTGCCCAAGGGGCAGATGGAGGCGGCCCGTTCGCTGGGCTTCTCGCCCGCCCGGGCCATGGTCTCGATCATCCTCCCGCAGGCCTTCCGCATCATCCTCCCGCCGCTCACCAACGAACTGGTGCTCCTCTTCAAGGACTCCTCGCTGGTGCTGTTCCTCGGCGTCACCCTGGAGGAGCGCGAACTGTCCAAGTACGGCCGCGACCTGGCCAGTACGACCGCCAACTCCACGCCGATCCTGGTCGCGGGTCTGTGCTACCTGCTGGTCACGATCCCGCTCAGCTTCGTCGTACGCCGTATGGAGTCCAAGTCCCAGGAGGCGATCCGGTGA
- a CDS encoding sirohydrochlorin chelatase — protein sequence MTTPPPALLIAGHGTRDEAGAEAFRDFVRQLQLRLSEVPVAGGFIELSPPPLGDAVAGMVARGVRRFAAVPLMLVSAGHAKGDIPAALAREKERHPGISYTYGRPLGPHPSLLSVLERRLDDALGGSARTPEDRADVTVLLVGRGSTDPDANAEVFKAARLLWEGRGYAGVETAFVSLAAPDVPSGLDRCARLGAKRIVVLPYFLFTGILPDRVREQTEGWAAAHPETEVRSADVIGPEPELLDLVIERYEEAIKGDLRMNCDSCVYRIALPGFEDKVGLPQQPHFHPDDDGHHHGHHHHGGHSHSHAH from the coding sequence GTGACCACCCCGCCGCCCGCCCTGCTCATCGCCGGCCACGGCACCCGGGACGAGGCCGGGGCCGAGGCGTTCCGCGACTTCGTGCGGCAGCTGCAGCTTCGGCTGTCCGAGGTTCCGGTCGCCGGCGGCTTCATCGAGCTGTCCCCGCCGCCGCTCGGCGACGCCGTCGCCGGGATGGTGGCCCGGGGCGTACGACGGTTCGCGGCCGTGCCGCTGATGCTGGTGTCCGCCGGGCACGCCAAGGGGGACATCCCGGCGGCGCTGGCCCGCGAGAAGGAACGCCACCCGGGCATCTCGTACACCTACGGCCGCCCGCTGGGCCCGCACCCGTCGCTGCTGTCGGTCCTGGAGCGGCGGCTGGACGACGCCCTCGGCGGGAGTGCCCGTACGCCCGAGGACCGGGCCGATGTGACCGTGCTGCTGGTGGGTCGGGGCTCCACCGACCCGGACGCCAACGCCGAGGTGTTCAAGGCGGCGCGGCTGCTGTGGGAGGGGCGCGGGTACGCCGGTGTGGAGACGGCGTTCGTGTCGCTGGCGGCGCCGGACGTGCCGAGCGGGCTCGACCGGTGCGCGAGGCTGGGGGCGAAGCGGATCGTCGTCCTCCCCTATTTCCTGTTCACCGGGATCCTGCCGGACCGAGTGCGGGAGCAGACGGAGGGCTGGGCGGCCGCGCATCCGGAGACCGAGGTGCGCTCGGCGGACGTCATCGGGCCCGAGCCGGAGCTGCTGGACCTGGTGATCGAGCGGTACGAGGAGGCGATCAAGGGTGATCTGCGCATGAACTGCGACTCCTGCGTGTACCGGATCGCGCTGCCGGGCTTCGAGGACAAGGTGGGGCTGCCGCAGCAGCCGCACTTCCACCCGGACGACGACGGCCACCACCACGGGCACCACCACCACGGCGGGCACTCGCACAGCCATGCGCACTGA